A stretch of DNA from Telopea speciosissima isolate NSW1024214 ecotype Mountain lineage chromosome 5, Tspe_v1, whole genome shotgun sequence:
aacaacaacaacaaactcagccttatcccaatttaatGGGGCCGGCTGCATggatcaaacaaaacaaagtagggaaaactgaggtcaaaacaaaaaaggggaacaAAGCGATGGAGAAAAGCgggatgggaaatgagatgaaaaatggaaaatggaaaatgaaagatggaaaataaaaagaaaaatgaaggatgaaatatgaaagtaagaggaaagaggcacagcccagaaAGTCAGGAGAATTAAAAGCTCCAGACACAGATAACAAGACTTGAATAATGATTAATGAATTATAGGCTTTAATTCCATCCATTGTAGCTGATCATGAATATTTCATATCGTTGTTTTCAGTTTTCTCCCACACCTCAGCAATCTCTATTCATACCAATAGATATTTAGTGCAGAGAAAtaggaaaataggaaaatacTAAGTCGAAAAGACCAAGAACATAAACCACTTCAGGAAAAGAAGTGATAATATCTGCCTGAAAGGGCAACAACCAGATTCATATTTCCATGATGAGGAGCTAATCTCAATGGAACGCATTAAGACTGAATGTATAGAGAAATTTTCCCCTGAATACTAATGCTTTAAAGCAACCTCAACCAGATGAATCAAGCCGAGTAACAGAGTAAAGTATGAATGAAATTAAGCCAGACCCCAAACATGCCACAAAGAAACCAACCTCAACCATCTTATACAGGAAGCATATGCTGGTTGCTTACTCAACCCTTTATTCAACAGAATTCAGCAAACTTTCTGTTGCCTCTTCTAAATTTATCCTGATAGAGATCCAAAAACGTGTATTCATGTTAACCAAATCAAGCGTATAAATTGTGAACATTAACTCCATGCATCAGCCACCATGCGGTTCCATAGAATTAGACAACCAAGATTGTCCAGCACGGCATTCCTTTCTAGAAGGGAAGGTCATTAGTCCCTCTTTAAGAGGATACAGTAATATTCTTGTGCTACAAGGAGCTAATTAATAGCCAAGTGTCTCATGTTGATTAGACTTCTTTGGAGAGAGTTATGGGGTTATTTAAAGGTAGGAGATTACCTGTCCCTTGATTGGTTTATTCATGATGAAGCATATAACACTATAACAGAGGCCAGGACATGAGGAAAAATGTTATAGTTTCCTGGAGAAAGGCCGTACTCAATTCGAATCACTATTATGGAGGGGGAATTAGTGTTGCAATCAATGCTGCAAGGAAGAAAATAGCAGATAACTGCAATAGATTTCAACTCAGGAAGTACAGATGTGTTGCACCTGCACTAGGAAATTATAGCTATCAACTAATAGCATTTTCATTTCTACACGAACACAAAATATTTTGTAACATCGAGGGTCGATAAATGTTGATACTATTCACGACTAAAAATTATACAGACACATTAGTTATCTTAGTGATCTGTGGAGGAATTTCACCATAACCACCAAGATATGAGAGCAGATTCAGGAAAGTAGCCTAAGGACTGTTAGGGCTGCAAGTGAAACCCATTTACCTGCCTTACCCAATCCTAATTTGAAGGGTAAGGTTAGGTGTAGTACATATATCATAAATATGAATTATTTAGCCCAGCACACATATAAGGCCTAGTCCAAGCTCAGACTATCTATTAGGCATGGATGTGCACGTAGGCCTTTGAATTTTCCAGTATGGaagggtgatttgattcagattgaatgaGTTAGAAGAGCcaagggtaggcctaaaatgactctatgAGAAGTGGTGACGAAAGACTTGCATAGTTTAGGACTAGTAACAactaacaagtatggctttgaatagagctgattagagaaggatccatgtaaccgaccccatttagttgggacttgggataaggctgagaagagttgagttgagttgagctGTTGAATTGTGGTTGTTTATTAAGATTTATCAAGTAATAATGTAGAATTCTGTATATATTGATAAATAATGTGATATTTTGTATATATTGGTAAATGATGTAGTATGCTGTATATATTAGTAATTAATCATAATGTGTTATGAGAAAGGGAGAAGTCTGATTTGAATATAGGTTCAATTATACTGCACAGTACATCAATAGACAACTGGATGATGCAAGTAGgcaaatggtttttttttttttttaaaatgagagAAGGTACGGAAATGTTATATACTGTACAGCATCTGTTTGCTTCCATTTCCCATAGATCTCTCAATCCCCTCAACATCCAATTGTCAATAGAAAAATGGATGTTATAAGTaggaaaatgatttttttttaaatgagaaGTTAAGGAAATGATATACTGCACAATAtctgtttgtttctatttcccATAGTTCTCTCAATCCCCTGAACATGGATGAATTCAAGCAATAAAAGCAACAAACCTCAGAGCTAGAGTCCCCTCCATGCGTTGGTTTCATTTGTGCATCTTTTTCTGAAGCTGCTCTTCTACGAGAAGCATTTCTTGTCTGAGGTCCTCTTGTCTCATCTAGAGCTGATTTAAGAACAGCTTTACCCTTCCCTTTTGAAGAAATTGCAGTTCCCTCTTGTTGAGCATCCTTTCTAGCGGCCCCTCCTATGGTAACTGATGATCTAGATCTAGTTGAATGACGACGTGTGGAAGAAGCAGGGCCAGAGGTGGACGGAGATGTAGCACCAGTCCCAGTGGGTGTATTCCCAGGCTCAGAGTTTCCCGAGGAAGGTGAAGGCTTCTGACCAGATTCACCCCGCTGAACTCTTGGCCAAAGAAATTCTTCAACTGCTGCTAAACTTGCCAAAGGATCAATAAGTACAACATTAGAAGAATAATCACGAAGAGATTTTTCTCCCTGAGCTCTGCATAGGCGCAGCTTAAAGGGTTGAGACAATGCACTGAGTCCAGAGGAAAGACGTGAACTTCCAGTGGATGACCTAGATGAATGGCTCAGAACAACTGGAAACCGCTCTAAGGAGGATAAAGCATTTTGCAATTTCTGAACCAAGACACTCATAGGAGCTCCACTCTCATCATTAACAACAGCCTGACCAGCAGGGAGGGCAACCGCAATGAATGACTTAAATCTCCTAAGTGCTTGTTGCCGAAGCTTCTGTAGGTTAGCTTCGGACACTCTCTCCTTGGAAAATGTTCCACAAGAAAAGTAATTCAGCAGAGCTGCAACAACCCCACTACCAATGAACTCAAATGTGGATACACCATCTCCTTTGTTCAGTTCAGCCAGCATCTCAGATATCACTCCAATAAAGtagtcttcagtgttagcagAAAGATCAGGCAGACGAGACCCAGAAGCTTTTGTTTTTCCCTTAGCTTTGGTTTTCTGATCATCAACACCAGCATTCAACTTCATGCAAAGATTCTTCAAACGAAGAAGATCATCAGTCACTCCAACTTCAGCTGCTTCAGGGTCTGCACAAAAATATTTATCCTTAAAAGCTTTTGCACATGCACTGACAGCCATGCGAAGGCTAGAATTAACAGTTGGAATTTCTACTGAAGTAGGGGGAGAGCCGACACTTCCAGGTACAACGCTTTTTGACTCTTCCAAAGAATTTCCATCTGGATTTGAGCTGCCGCTGCGTCGTCGATAACGCCTAGAGCGTGATGATGTACCAGGTGTGGAGTCATTATCCTTATCAACTGAAGATGCTTGGGCAGCAACTGAAGTTGATGAATCAGTTATTATAAGTGTGTCTACAGcatgtaccaccccttctctaaCAAACATCTTTGAGAAAGTTCCAGGGAGTTTATCCATAAGAATCTCCGCTATCTGGAGGGCAGGAATCAAGACTTGCGGATCTTTCCAAGCTAAAACACCAGCTAAGAAACTGGGAGATTTGAAACATAAGATTTCCAAGAATTAGTTAAAATGGGTTTGCACATAAATATCATTCAAACAGAATAATAATAATCtaattcatcatcatcttcaagaATCAAATACCTTGATATATTAGTTACACTCAGTAAAGACTGAATCATATCTGCTGTACTGAAATACATCAATTTCCCAATAACTGAAAGACATTTGTGGCGAACTGTACCATTGACACTGGATCCATATATCTGCTTCACATGATAAAAATTGGACCTCCGTTACTTCATCAATTGGAGTAAGTGGATACTAGCCAACTGAATTAAAAACACTAACCTGTATTAAAACAGGAAGAAGATCCATTCCAAATTGCTGTAGAAGCTCAGGTTGATCTTGCAATAGCTTTTCACGAGGAGAAACCTCAGGAACAGTTCCATTTGTGTCTTCCTGTTTCCCAGAACTGCTGGCAGGAGACTTCTTTCCAATGGATCCTTTCACTAGAAAACTAGAGCAGGTCGGAAGGGAAATTGTCCCTTGTGGCAGTGGCGGGAGAAGCTCATCCGCAAGGCTGACGATCTCAAAAATCTATTGACCAATCaaagtaaaaaaatttcaaatcatATGATAGAAAGATAAAAGGTTTATAACACTAAATTAAACCATAAACACCTTTTTACGCTACAATTTTTCACTTTGAATATCCTATCACACAGAAATAAGTGCATAAAGCTAAAACAAGGCATCCATGCCAAGAACACACCACAAGATCACAACTGTATTCTAACCAAGAAAGTGTAACATAGTTGTGCCAGCTAGGCACTGCGTAGCCAACAGGGTAGTCTTCAAAAGCAACACATCAGCTCACCATAAGCTGAGGCTGCTGCAACCCATGGAAGATTAAGAAGATTCACGCAGCAGCAGATGCCACCACCAGTGGAGGAGGAGAGGCAAGAGATTGCAGTAGTAGCAGCAGCCGGCACCACaggaaaaaggaggagaagaagaggcagCTACAACCGCagcaggaggagaagaagaaagggctggggaagaggaggaaggaCAAATATCTCTTCTGGGCTATCCGTCTTCCATTTTATCTTCCAGCATTCTCTCCACCATCCACTATGAGGAGCAGGAAGAAGACATTCCATCTCCATTCCTCAGAGAGAAGTCCCAAATTGGGCTTACACTTGTACAAGTGAGAGGAAAGAACATTTTTATGTTAAAAAATAAgttatttatatttaaaattGAAGGGAGGAGAGTTAGCCCCTCtatatatttcaaaataaaagaaagtccATTAATTCCGAGTATAGACCCCTCTTGATAAGAGCACCGCTTAGATAGATATGGTGCCCCACCTAAGTAACAAGATGCAATGGCACCAGGCCAGTGCCTTGTTGGCCATGAGGCCCATGACATATATATGGATTGTACCTCACCTAACCATGTTTCTGAGGTTGAGGGGCAAAACCTTCTAAGGACCTCAATACCATAAAGTAAGGAACACAATCTGTATCACCTACATTGGACCCTAACAAGTGTAAGCAAAATGCCCCCCTTCTCACTCTTAATAAACTTCTCCACAACTTTCATATGTGTTGGTGTGTATGAGtatagtgttatttttttattttattttttttgggtgggggatTTTGAGAGAATATCTATACTTGTACATATGGGCTTATGCTTAGTTGTGCACAAATTTGAAATTCCTAATATAAAGgtgcagaaaataaaaatattcatGGGTCGAAAACAACCCATCCACATTTTGTAGGTACAATGCTCTCTCTGGTCCAGAAGTCCCAACAGTAGTAAGAGTGAATATTGTCATTCCCTAGTTGAACAAATAATCATAACAGGGGTAAGAGTGAATATTGCCAAATCCATTTCCCGCGTGGCAGTATAAAGCTTCACGATATGGTTGAAagtttgaaacttgaaaggtCAACTTTGACAACTTCAGTTAACAGCTGGAAGCAAAAGGTAAACAGCAAAATACAAGGAGAGCCATATGGTTCAGATGACCCCAAACTTAGAACATGACGCCCAGCCATGCAATACCCATCAGCGCATTCATGCATGTGGCTCAAAATGGTGGACCAGGCATTTTAAACATATTTTACCCATTAAGCCATTAACAGTAAAGCAATTTCCAAAGAAACTTAGATAGCAAAGTCCACTTTTAATAGTGGAGAACAAGAACCGAGATTTCAGTTTCTACCTTGGTCGAAACCTTGGTCGAAACCGAAATTCGACTGAAACTCTGCATGTTTCGGCTGGCCATTTCATTTGACCATATCGCTGGTCAAATGGACATATtttggcctgaaacttcatggaaacacTAATTAAGCATTTCTAAAAGTATTTAAACCTTTAGATTGTAACaaaatcacacccaaaatggtagtttggatTCGTACCCTAGGTTGATAGTGTATGCAGTACCCTGTTGCGTACTTTCTCAAATATAGCCtattctacatataatttacTAATTTAGTATTATAacacaaaattcaatgaaaacaaCTGAAATATCCATTAGTAACAAAGAAAAACCATTAAATATTACACAATGTCAAATTGTAACAAGGAAAGTGTACAAGTGTACAACCAACGTTAAAAGAGTTCCAAAAGGATCAGAACATTTGGAGAAAAAAGGGTATATACCTCTAAGTTTGAATCTTACTCAAATCTTGCTTAAATGCAACAAAACAAATCTGGGGTTTTTTAAGTTTTCCCCGACTAATAGGCAAAACCACTCGAAACACACAAAATGGGTCAAAACTTCAACCCATTCCGATTGAAACagtgtttttatgtgttttgtACCAAAACCAAAATGCTGAAATTTCGGTCCAAACCCTGCACTCCTACTGAGTTGCACCAAGTTTCGTTTTGACCTTcatataaaacaaaatatatcgTGAAATTTTTTGAACTATGGAGAATGCAAACTTGTTTCATGTATTTTGGGAAGTGAACTTTATTCCCATAATAGTTAATAGATTTTTAATGGAAATTCATAAATAATATTAGAATTGAATTGAGAAAATGAAAACTAATGAGGACTCCCCAATATTACTTTGCTATTGTAGGTAAATGAGTTCAAACAGAGCCAAACTACGTTATATtctataaataaaatagaaaaaacaaataagCTACAACTTACAAGATGTCAACTTTTAGTTTTAAGCTTGGAAGCATTGACGACATCTTCAGAAACAGGCAGAATTATAAAACATCTAATGTTCACTGGCACATGTACGATAAGCAAAAGGCATCAacaaccacacacacacaaaaaaaacaacCCTGTACCATATGGATTGCAATTCTAGTCTTTCCTTCTAAACAAGTGATCAACAGCATAAAGGTACATGGTCTAAATTATACCGATAAGATTTATCACTCTCTTAAATAAGTAGAAAAAGTGAAATGGCATACCTGCTCTGGCGGTCTAGTTAACGCAGGTGAAACAGAAATGCTCGCAACTAAGCCAGAACCTGAAAGAATATCTTTTAATACACCACTGATCCCAAGGAGGAGGAGTGTTTTTGCCCCCAAAAGGGATCCACTTGCACATGTTGAAAGAAGCCGAATTAAACCCTGCAAGTGCATGAAGCAGAAATTCACAACCTGGGACTCCAGAAACTATACAAATTCAATTCTAAAAACATTCAATTGCAAATACCGTGTAAGTAGGTGTGCTTAAGGATGCCTGACCACCCCCAGAATTGCCGATGGAAATAAGGGAGGCAGCCTGTGCAACCAATCCATGATTACAGAGTTGATCTAACTTCTCAGGAGAAGATGCAAATGCCTCAGCAATTCGAGTCAAGCAAACAGAAGCATGCTCCAAAACCTGCAAATAAAATACAAACTCATGTAAGGAAGAAAAACTAAGACCAATTAGGAAGAAAGGATGGCTAGAATGGCAAAACTTGAAAGTGTTTGTACCTTTGAATCATGATACTGAAGAAGGTTAGTGAGCAGAGGAACAGCTTCCATCACATAGTCAGATGCATCTGAAGGGAGTTTCTTACACATATTGGCAGCAGTGGACAACGCAAGTCGCTGAAGCATGACATTAAAATAAATATGGCAATTGATCAGGCTCCAAGAGACAACAAACCAAATTTCTGTCTCAATACACAAAACCAGCTAGACGAGAAGTTCTACTGAACAATTTACCTGGACTCCAGTGGAGAAGAAGTCAAGAAATGACAACACAGCCATAAGTGCACCAGCTCGCAAACAGGCCGTTGGATGTTCTTGAGAAATCTTCTTAAGAGCTTGCAGAGACTGCATGTGTAATAATGTAGTAAGATAAGATATGAATCCTGGCTTAGTAGACTAATATTCCGTAGGAATAACAGTCATAGACAAATTATGCTTGTCAATTACATGACAAGGAACTGAAAAACTAGCTGCGTTAATCATGTATAATATAAAAAACCGAGTTTTCTGTTAGAACTGAAACGCCATGATATTGCTCTTACTTTCAACTTTGTCCCCTTTATTATTAGGCCAGTTTTCTAGATGAGTCTtgtattgaataattaatgttCAGAGAGAGAAACAAGTGAGAGTAAGAGGGAATGTCAAATTCACCTGTTCTGCCAAGTCCATGTACTCGATGGTGAGCAGCCGTGCACAGAAGCACGAAACTGCACCATAGTGAACGACAGCAGCACAGGACGAGGGAAGCACATCACATAGATGGGTGAGTGCCCTGGCAGCGAGCAGCATGATATCAGCATTGTCCTCATTATTAAGCAGTCCCACGAGCACGGGCACAAACGAGTCAACTGAAAATGTGCTAAGTGATTCCTCGGTTCCAATAGAGAGCAACTCACAGAGCTGTGTTAGGGCCTCCACCTGACGCCCTTCTTCCCCATCCGATCGCAACCCAGCTAATATCTTCTTCAGTCGCCCACTCTGGTGAGAGGAGGAGGCCGCTGCCACTGCGGAAGATGGCAGTAGATCGTCCAGACCAGCACCGAGTTTCCGGAGCAGCCCTTGGAGGGCACTGCTTGCGGATGTCAGGTTCTGATGCAGAATTCCTACCCCGCCCTCGCTGTCAATGTCATCATCAAccccgccaccgccaccgccaccaccgtcAATACTCAACCCTAAGCTCCTTTcggcttctctctctctatccctctccctaaccctaatttcggCCTCCTTCTCTTTACCCTTATCAGAAGAgtccttctccctctccaaaacctgattttttccACGCCGACCTCCAGATTCACGGCGGGCAGCAGAGCCAGATGATTCAGTGGTGGAATCCATGGGAGTAACCGCTACAACTGATTCTTGAGAACGTGAATTCTGGCGGGAACGAGTAGATATTGTCGAAACAGAGGGAACAGATGATGAGGATGCAGAAACACGGGCTCTCTTACTCGAACGGGTAGTGGGTTGAGATGAAGGGGCTGCTGAGGAGGCCTCCGCCCGCTTACGACTCCGCGTTTCCATACAAAACTCCTTCAAAACGGAGAAGCACCTCGCCGGCAACGGCGATCAATCTTTATCCGATCCACAGAATTCATGCATGTCTTGATTACCAATTTCAATCCCTTTCAATGAAAGAATGAATAAAAACCCAAGCTTTATCGAATCAGACCAATCATACCtcaaccaacccccccccccccctaacgaaacaaaaaacgaaaacccttgaaaccctaaaatccacTAGAAATCAATCACCGTTCTTACAATCAGAAATTTCGGTAACATAGTCACAGGCAATCAACCAGAATTATTTTAGCAACTATATAGAGAGTATTGATAAGGCTTAAGCTTTCTTGTCGATTCGAATTATCTTGAGAGTAATATTAAACGTCCCTtattaccaaaataaaataaaaagtccCTGAAGGAGTTTCCAGATTGCTTTGGGAAACCCTATATAAATCGAACagattctctccctctttctctcggtCTCTCCCTCAGTCCCAAGCTTCCATGGCGGTGAAGCCTTCTCTCTTTTTGCCCGTCTTCAACGGCATAAGCATCTTGGTGCCATTTTAtacatcatcatcgtcatcgtGGATTTCCACATCATCATtataatcatttattttttgtacccaaaaaaaaaaatttatcatatatttttaagaaaaaagaaacgcTATTTGGTCGCGTGACTCCTATGTAGAATTACAGCCCAGTCCTCctaataccaaaaaaaacccCATCCGTATTAATGTTCCTATACACATTTTCATTGGTCCCCGCATTGATGCAGGGGTTACACGACCAAGCAGCGATCTCTTGTCCTTTCATTGGTCCCCGCACTGGTCACGTAGTGCTTGCATTAGCACGGTGCCAATTAGAGCACatgcaagggcatcaacatagattttttatttcatgggaggCTAACGGTACTTTCATGTGCTCTTATATCCGGGCACATCAGCCACGCAACCAATTAaccttctttattattattattattatcattattattattattagggacaTCTATCTagatgagatttttaatttcacaAGGGGTGAGATGGTAATTTCTTGTGTTCCTATGCCTATGTGCAAGAAGCCAAGAACCACGTGATCAAggaatgttctttttccctattattattagggaaagagatcgctgcctgggcctctagagcctgcaccAGCACATTGACCAATGGGAGTGCCCACGCAAGCATCTCCTTTAGTGGGATTTCcgtctttccatgggggcagcATGGTACTTTTACGCGcttttgtgtctaggtgcaTGAGCCACGTGGGCCACATGACCCAGGTAccgtttttttccccttattatCATTAGGGTAAAAGAACCCTAAAAGGTAGCATGCCCCCTACGCCCAGGCACAAAGGGGCACGAAATGATCGCCTCGCCCCCAT
This window harbors:
- the LOC122661523 gene encoding E3 ubiquitin-protein ligase UPL3-like produces the protein METRSRKRAEASSAAPSSQPTTRSSKRARVSASSSSVPSVSTISTRSRQNSRSQESVVAVTPMDSTTESSGSAARRESGGRRGKNQVLEREKDSSDKGKEKEAEIRVRERDREREAERSLGLSIDGGGGGGGGVDDDIDSEGGVGILHQNLTSASSALQGLLRKLGAGLDDLLPSSAVAAASSSHQSGRLKKILAGLRSDGEEGRQVEALTQLCELLSIGTEESLSTFSVDSFVPVLVGLLNNEDNADIMLLAARALTHLCDVLPSSCAAVVHYGAVSCFCARLLTIEYMDLAEQSLQALKKISQEHPTACLRAGALMAVLSFLDFFSTGVQRLALSTAANMCKKLPSDASDYVMEAVPLLTNLLQYHDSKVLEHASVCLTRIAEAFASSPEKLDQLCNHGLVAQAASLISIGNSGGGQASLSTPTYTGLIRLLSTCASGSLLGAKTLLLLGISGVLKDILSGSGLVASISVSPALTRPPEQIFEIVSLADELLPPLPQGTISLPTCSSFLVKGSIGKKSPASSSGKQEDTNGTVPEVSPREKLLQDQPELLQQFGMDLLPVLIQIYGSSVNGTVRHKCLSVIGKLMYFSTADMIQSLLSVTNISSFLAGVLAWKDPQVLIPALQIAEILMDKLPGTFSKMFVREGVVHAVDTLIITDSSTSVAAQASSVDKDNDSTPGTSSRSRRYRRRSGSSNPDGNSLEESKSVVPGSVGSPPTSVEIPTVNSSLRMAVSACAKAFKDKYFCADPEAAEVGVTDDLLRLKNLCMKLNAGVDDQKTKAKGKTKASGSRLPDLSANTEDYFIGVISEMLAELNKGDGVSTFEFIGSGVVAALLNYFSCGTFSKERVSEANLQKLRQQALRRFKSFIAVALPAGQAVVNDESGAPMSVLVQKLQNALSSLERFPVVLSHSSRSSTGSSRLSSGLSALSQPFKLRLCRAQGEKSLRDYSSNVVLIDPLASLAAVEEFLWPRVQRGESGQKPSPSSGNSEPGNTPTGTGATSPSTSGPASSTRRHSTRSRSSVTIGGAARKDAQQEGTAISSKGKGKAVLKSALDETRGPQTRNASRRRAASEKDAQMKPTHGGDSSSEEEELDISPVEIDDALVIEEDDISEDEYDDHEEVLRDDSLPACMPDKVHDVKLGDSAEDGNAAPTTSDSQTNPSSGSSNRATTVRGIDSADFRSGSAFGSKGGMSFAAAAMAGLASASGRGIRGGRDRRGFSLAGGLNDPAKLTFTAGGKQLNRHLTIYQAIQRQLVLNEDDDERYTGADFLPNDGSKLWNDIYTITYQKADSQIDRTSTGGSTSTTSKSSKVGSASNSNSDTSGHQTSLLDTILQGELPCDLEKTNSTYNILALLRVLEGLNQLAPRLRVMAVSDDFSVGKISSLDELNTTGGKVPSEEFINSKLTPKLARQIQDALALCSGSLPSWCYQLTKACPFLFPFETRRQYFYSTAFGLSRALHRLQQQQGADSHGSTNEREVRVGRLQRQKVRVSRNRILDSAAKVMEMYSSQKAVLEVEYFGEVGTGLGPTLEFYTLLSHDLQKASLGMWRSNSLSGKHTMEVDGDSQKTSKTEETSDMKKLGLDSTVEGRDLVQAPLGLFPRPWPSNAEASNGSQFSKVIEYFRLVGRVMAKALQDGRLLDLPLSTAFYKLVLGQELDLHDILSFDAEFGKILQELQALVSRKRYLEAMGGNHQNAIAELLFHGAPIEDLCLDFTLPAYPDYVLKPGAENEMVNINNLEEYISLVVNATVKTGIMRQKEAFRAGFNQVFHISSLQIFSPSELDYLLCGRRELWEAETLVDHIKFDHGYTSRSPAIVNLLEIMGEFTPEQQRAFCQFVTGAPRLPPGGLAVLNPKLTIVRKHSSTMNTALNGTGSSESVDDDLPSVMTCANYLKLPPYSTKEIMYKKLLYAVSEGQGSFDLS